A stretch of Triticum aestivum cultivar Chinese Spring chromosome 1D, IWGSC CS RefSeq v2.1, whole genome shotgun sequence DNA encodes these proteins:
- the LOC123172205 gene encoding scarecrow-like protein 32, with the protein MEQELRSGGAVRAQSTLCFSGALVDGPRIQQLLLHCAAALESNDVTLAQQAMWVLNNIASAQGDPNQRLTSSLLRGLVARACRTCGSPRADSMGPPPALGSQRAMSVTELADYVDLTPWHRFGFTASNGAILRAVAGRDAVHVVDLGVTRCMQWPTLIDALSKRPGGPPALRITVPSVRPAGPPLLGVPDEEIGLRLANFAKSKGVHLEFNVVNKSTATSPPSPAKLQTLCQELACVLSDPSALRLRDGEALVVNCQSWLRHVAPGSRDGFVDAVRALGPCLVTVTDEDADLDSPSLATRIAGCFNFHWILFDALDTSAPRDSPRRLEHEAAVGQKIESVVGADGTERSESGARLAERMRRKGFAGVGFGEDEVAEVRHLLSEHATGWGVKREEDMLVLTWKGHAAVFTTAWAPN; encoded by the coding sequence ATGGAGCAGGAGCTGCGGAGCGGCGGGGCGGTCAGGGCGCAGAGCACGCTGTGCTTCTCCGGCGCGCTGGTGGACGGGCCCCGGATCCAGCAGCTGCTCCTCCACTGCGCCGCCGCGCTCGAGTCCAACGACGTCACGCTGGCGCAGCAGGCCATGTGGGTGCTCAACAACATCGCCTCCGCGCAGGGGGACCCCAACCAGCGCCTCACCTCGTCGCTCCTCCGCGGCCTCGTCGCGCGCGCCTGCCGGACCTGCGGCTCCCCGCGCGCCGACAGCATGGGGCCGCCCCCGGCGCTGGGATCGCAGCGGGCCATGTCCGTGACGGAGCTCGCCGACTACGTCGACCTCACCCCGTGGCACCGGTTCGGCTTCACCGCCTCCAACGGCGCCATCCTCCGCGCCGTCGCCGGGAGGGACGCCGTGCACGTAGTGGACCTTGGCGTCACGCGCTGCATGCAGTGGCCCACCCTCATCGACGCGCTCTCTAAGCGGCCCGGGGGCCCGCCGGCGCTCCGCATCACCGTGCCGTCCGTCCGGCCCGCCGGCCCGCCGCTGCTCGGCGTGCCGGACGAGGAGATAGGTCTCCGGCTGGCCAACTTCGCTAAGTCCAAAGGCGTGCACCTGGAGTTCAACGTCGTCAACAAGAGCACGGCCACGTCACCTCCATCTCCGGCGAAGCTGCAGACGCTTTGCCAGGAGCTCGCCTGCGTCCTCTCCGACCCGTCGGCGCTGCGGCTAAGAGACGGCGAGGCGCTCGTCGTGAACTGCCAGAGCTGGCTCCGGCACGTCGCGCCGGGCTCGAGGGACGGCTTCGTGGACGCGGTCCGGGCGCTGGGCCCGTGCCTGGTCACCGTGACCGACGAGGACGCCGACCTGGACTCGCCGAGCCTGGCCACGCGCATCGCGGGCTGCTTCAACTTCCACTGGATCCTCTTCGACGCGCTCGACACGTCGGCGCCCAGggacagcccgcggcggctggaGCACGAGGCGGCCGTGGGCCAGAAGATCGAGAGCGTCGTCGGCGCCGACGGCACCGAGCGGTCCGAGTCCGGCGCGCGGCTCGCGGAGAGGATGCGGCGCAAAGGGTTCGCCGGCGTGGGGTTCGGCGAGGACGAGGTGGCCGAGGTGCGGCACCTGCTGAGCGAGCACGCGACGGGGTGGGGCGTGAAGCGGGAGGAGGACATGCTGGTGCTCACGTGGAAGGGGCATGCAGCCGTGTTCACCACTGCCTGGGCGCCCAACTAA